DNA from Desulfovibrio sp. X2:
CTGCCGCAGATCGCGGCCAGCGGCTCGCCCGTGCTCCTGCTGGGCGAGTCCGGCACGGGCAAGGAGCTCTTCGCCCGCGCACTGCACAACCTGAGCGAGCGCAAGGACGGGCCCTTCGTGGCCGTGAACTGCGGCGCCCTGCCCGAGAACCTGCTCGAATCCGAGCTCTTCGGCTACAAGGCCGGGGCCTTCACGGACGCGCGGCGCGACAAGCCCGGCCGCTTCCACCTCGCGGCCGGGGGCACCCTCTTCCTGGACGAGGTGGGCGACCTGCCCCAGGCGCTGCAGGTGAAGATCCTGCGCGTGCTCCAGGAGAAGACCTTCGAGCCCTTGGGCGCGCTGGCGCCCGAGAAGGCGAACGCGCGCGTGGTCGCGGCCACCAACCGGGACCTCGCCTCCATGGTCGCGGCCGGGTCGTTCCGTCGCGACCTCTACTACCGCCTGAACGTGGTGGAGCTCGAGCTGCCGCCGCTGCGCGACAGGCCCGAGGACATCCCCCTGCTCGTGGCCCATTTCGTGCGCCGCCAGAGCCTGATCAGCGGCAAGGAGATCGCGGGCGTGTCCGAGGACGTCATGCACATCCTCATGCGCCACGACTACCAGGGCAACGTGCGCGAGCTGCAGAACATCCTTGAATACGCCTTCATCCTCTGCCGCCGCGGCTTCATCCAGATAGAGGACCTGCCGGAGCGGCTGAAGCCCCAGGCCGCGGGCGCCGCGGCGCCGACCTCCATGGAGGAGATCAAGCGCCGCGCCGCGCGCGAGGCCGTGGCGCGCCACAACGGCCGCCGCATGGCCGCCTGCCG
Protein-coding regions in this window:
- a CDS encoding sigma-54-dependent Fis family transcriptional regulator: MSQCPSFPAGIPCQSILDSVADGVFTVDLAWRITSFNRAAEAITGVSRDEAVGRTCREVFHSSICDGACAMRACLQSGEPVVNKSIFIVRPDGRRVPISVSAAPLRGEDGRPVGGVETFRDLTALHLMRKELEEFRSLEDIHTRSKPLLAMLDILPQIAASGSPVLLLGESGTGKELFARALHNLSERKDGPFVAVNCGALPENLLESELFGYKAGAFTDARRDKPGRFHLAAGGTLFLDEVGDLPQALQVKILRVLQEKTFEPLGALAPEKANARVVAATNRDLASMVAAGSFRRDLYYRLNVVELELPPLRDRPEDIPLLVAHFVRRQSLISGKEIAGVSEDVMHILMRHDYQGNVRELQNILEYAFILCRRGFIQIEDLPERLKPQAAGAAAPTSMEEIKRRAAREAVARHNGRRMAACRELGITKDTLRRLLRGG